AGAGCATTTCCATCTTGTGAGTTtaatttttgccttttcttgatttttgttttctatattatgtttagttgatttttgccttttcttgatttttgttttctatgTAGAGATTAGAGCACTTATTTAGTTTTTGTGACAATACATCATGACATTTGTTCCGTCCATAAATATTTGCCGTAACTTGTGTATATGTCCTGAtttaatttatagttaaatAAAAAATCTTGCCTAAAGATAACCAAAAGGATCATGCCTAACAGCAAAGTATTTTTCGTTTGAATAGTGGAACAGGAATAATAGGAATTGGAAAATATCTAGTACTACATTGTTCATTTGCTTTCCTCTCGTACTACGATGAAATGCTTACTAGACAATAATTTGAAATGTGCAATAAGATGTTTTTGATTAACCATTTTAATTATATCCAAAATAGTTTGTTTCACCAACTGAtagggaaataaataaaaataaagtaagaGATGTATATTTGTCTAAATTGGTTCTTCTAGTCGAGTATACTTGAGGAAATAAAGGATGCAACGCAAGTAAAAGAtggtgatgaagataatgattGGAATATAACATGTTAATTAGTGATGTTTAGTAgcagttgattctttttttgtttggttgtatctttgtttttcaaaattttttggctttttctttAGTTTCACcaattagatttatattttttataataaactttttaattttttcaggttaaattgatgaaattgtgaaATGGGTGCTGTTGCCTTGTCATGCCAATGATGGAAGTTTGTTATTCAAATTATTTGCCTTGACTATGAGTTGGACTTTTCTATGAACTTTTTTTGAATTGTGGAAGAACGTcaacatttattttatttatttttgtgtttttgtttgtgATAATTGATGAACATTTGGACTATATCTATTTATGTTTGTAATGAATTATGAAAATTTGCgatgaattatgatattttagttatatttatcattccaggttttatgtataacttttaaaaaatttattattatctcaacttaaatttaattttaagtTATATTGATGAATGTATTTTAGGAACTTAAGTTATTAATAATCATGTTAAATTGTACATTAGCAGTCAAGTTTCAGTGTAGAGTATAGAGTGAAGACCTGTGAAATACTCAGTATTAAAGTTGcaactgcaaaaaaaaaaaaaaaaagacgttgAACCGTTGAACCGGCCGGTCGGACCGTGAACCGGACCCCTCTCCGGTTCGCTggccggtccgagtttaaaaacattgattACCACCAGGTTCGATGGGATTACCAATTATAGGAGAAACAATTGAGTACTTCACCCCTTATGCATCCGATGATATTCCACCTTTCtaacgcttttttttttttttgcctcctATTTTACTTCACACCCTTTTCATTTCCAACTACTGTGGATAAAACTGACTCCGGATAAAACTCAATACTCCAGTGGTTATCTAACCACTTCTTAACCAGCTatcacacacacatatatatatatatatatatatattttaataataTGACAGCAGTAATAGTTAAGAATATTTTATCTTTGACTAGCTTTtcattgtttccttttttttcctctttgggCAATTTCAGATACGGGCCAATTTTTCGCACGAGTATAGTTGGGCAGCCAATCGTTGTATCAACTGATGCTGACGTCAACTACCGCGTCTTCCAGCAAGAAGGTAATGCTTTCCAAATTTGGTATACTGAGAGTCTCTTCCAGATAATTGGGAAACAAAGTGTAGTTGCCCATCATGGAGGCTTCCACAAGTACCTCAAGAGCTTAACGTTCAAGTTTGTTAGCCCCGAAGCCTTAAGAGAGAAGCTAATATATGAAATGGATGAGAGCACTCAAGAATCTCTAAGATCTTGGAGTAAACTTGGAAAATTAGATGGTAAAGATGGAACTGCAGAGGTAAATTCATTAGCATCCTACTATTTGATTATATTAATCAGGACGAATTCGGACTATACGTACAGAGCATTGCTGAAAAGTAGTAATTAACAATCTCATTTTCTCCAGTTGGTATTTAAATATGCTGCCAAGAAGATGCTTGGCTATGAAGAAAGCAAGGATCAGCAAAAATTGAGAGACAGTTATAAGGCATTCATGGATGGCTTGATCTCATTTCCTCTCAACATCCCTGGAACACCATTCCACGCTTGCTTACAAGTAATcaattgttgttgttgttcgTCATTTGGAATTCTTTTTATATTGAAAGATCGATGTTCATTATACCTCAAAAAAAAGATATTCATTATAAATATATGACTAAGTAAAATATATATGCTTTCATATATGCTGTATCAGATTGAACGAACgatatgatttttatgattttcattttccagGGACGTAAGAAAGCAATGAAGGTCATCCACGACATCTTTGAGAAGAAGCGCTCAGGCAATGATGGAGCTACGAATGACTATGACTTTGCGGACCATTTACTTGAGCAAATAAAGAAAGAAGACACTTttttgaatgaagaaattgcGAGGGACCTGGTATTTTTGTTTCTATTTGCTGCCCATGAAACGACTTCAACAGCTTTGACTGTGGCCTTGAGGTATCTAGATGGCCATCCACGTGTTATGGCTGAACTAAAGGTCCGTGACTTTCCGAAACTATTTGGCCCGCTGTCATCTGTATTTACCCTTTAATTCTCCAATTCTTGTGCAAGTTCAATACTTAaatgattaatattttatatttactGACGGTATATATTGTTATGATTAGATGTTTACACTAACAAAATATGTAAGATTACTTCATACTTAAACAGTCAATCATTTTTGTAGAGAGAACATGAAAATATTCTTAAAATGCGAGAAACAGAAGGTTCTGCTATTTCATGGAAAGAGTACAAGTCTATGACTTTCACGCACATGGTACGTTTCAATTAACCAGACATTTCATTGTATCTATCATTTGAATCATATAGTGAGCTAGACCATTTACATCTTAAGTTTTGTTGTCTACTGTAGGTTATAAATGAAACACTTAGGCTTGCAAATATTACTCCTGGGATTTTGCGCAAAGTTGTCAAGGAAGTTGAAGTAAAAGGTATGCTTCAATATGTCATTTGGCATCTTCTTGAAAATCATTTGTCACACTTTCTTTATTTTGGACCAGTGATACCTTTCTCCtgcagaaaaaaggaaaaaaaaaagaaaagaaagaaagaaaaactctctttAGTAACTACTTGGGTCGGGCATTTTTTCATGGGAGTAATAATatagaaaataaatgatttgtttcctttgttcttcttttcctccattataactTCCAGTTTTGACTAATAAGTGCGAATGATTTGCAGGGTATACAATTCCTGCTGGCTGGACCGTAATGGTTTGTCCATCATCTGTTCATTTGGATCCTAATGTATATAAAAACCCCCATGAATTTAACCCATGGCGATGGGAGGTAATTTGATCATCGACAGATTTGAGTAATATATGCACACAAGAAAGATAAACTTAGAaaacaaaagttaaacaaaatgaagtaaaaatgaTTCAGGGTTTTTCTGCTGTTTTTTCAATCAAAAGGGCAAAGAATTACACGCGGGATCAAAAAATTTCATGGCATTTGCTGGTGGTACGAGGCTTTGCGTTGGTGCTGACTATGCAAAGGTGCAGATGTCAATTTTTCTGCATTACTTGGTCACAAAATACACGTAAGGATTTCCAAATCACAATtctcaccatcttcgcttaaaTACATATAGAAGAAGCTAATTCCTATATAGTATAAATTGATGTCCACTTAACTTCTTCGGTTTTTTAATATGCATGATTGCAAGAAGAAAGTGATAACTGATCAAAAAACTTGTCTAATTTGAATTTTCAGCTGGAGAGTTACCAACGGAGCAGAGAGAATCCGGACACCTACTGGTATTCGTTTCCCCAAGGGATTGAATATTGAGATTTCAGAGAACAAATAGATTTTAAACCGGGCATGCACGAATAAAGCTTGTACTTTCAGCAGCGTATTTATGATGCAGTAATTTACTGTCATATTGTAATTTTACCTTCCAGCTGAGTTTCACTACATTGTAAAATTGCAAGTGTCCTAATAAACAACATTTTAAGTggtgtctttctttttttttttgtcgaataCATCATAACTTCATTTCATTTTGTAAACTTGATATTACAAGATTTAGATACAGCAGATTCGCTTCCTCTGAGGTCACTTTGGGCTTCCTCTTGGAGCCACATGGGAAAACATACATCCCATTCAACATTTGTTGTTAGCTTGACAGCAAATTTTGCTACACTATGTGCACATCTATTCCCATCTCTATGCACAAAAGAGAAAGTACATTGTTCAAACAAACCTCTCATATTTGCTATATCCTCAAGGATGACCCCGATGCTGTTTTGctgcttttgtttcttgtttagCATATCCACCACGTCTTTGCAGTCTGATTGAAGCTCAACTGCCCTCCAGTTTGCTTTCCAGGCCATTTGCATTCCCATCCTAATTGCTGCTGCTTCCTCCACCCGTGGCTCACTACATTTTACTTCAGCTCTTGCCCAGACTTTCATCAGCTCCCCTTCAGCATTTCTGGCCACAACACCT
This portion of the Coffea arabica cultivar ET-39 chromosome 2e, Coffea Arabica ET-39 HiFi, whole genome shotgun sequence genome encodes:
- the LOC140036252 gene encoding cytochrome P450 87A3-like, producing the protein MTAVIVKNILSLTSFSLFPFFSSLGNFRYGPIFRTSIVGQPIVVSTDADVNYRVFQQEGNAFQIWYTESLFQIIGKQSVVAHHGGFHKYLKSLTFKFVSPEALREKLIYEMDESTQESLRSWSKLGKLDGKDGTAELVFKYAAKKMLGYEESKDQQKLRDSYKAFMDGLISFPLNIPGTPFHACLQGRKKAMKVIHDIFEKKRSGNDGATNDYDFADHLLEQIKKEDTFLNEEIARDLVFLFLFAAHETTSTALTVALRYLDGHPRVMAELKREHENILKMRETEGSAISWKEYKSMTFTHMVINETLRLANITPGILRKVVKEVEVKGYTIPAGWTVMVCPSSVHLDPNVYKNPHEFNPWRWEGKELHAGSKNFMAFAGGTRLCVGADYAKVQMSIFLHYLVTKYTWRVTNGAERIRTPTGIRFPKGLNIEISENK